AGGGAGCGCTCAAGTAGACGTTGGGTTTGTGGTACAGAGGGGGCGGAGCTAACAGACCCctgccccccctccaccctccccctccAAGACCTTTCATGTGCAATGAGTTGAGACATTCATATTAAACTGTACCCCTGTTGGGTATGCTAATCAACAACACAAAGGCTTCAATACCTCCAGCTATGCACCACTACAGTATATATTCCTTACTAAAAATGGTGGAAAAGAGATACTGCCAGTCTGgccttttgtgttgttttttgacCTTGTTCAACcaagtaaactctgtttctgatTGCTTGCTCAATATCTGCTTCTCCAGCATAAATACACATAGCTGTTATTATTGCTTCATCGGGGTGGATTTAGTTTGTCTACTTCAGGCTTTTGGGTGATTGCAACgtgcaacattttcatttacacaAAGAAATCCACTACCCTTAAAGCAGTTAGAAACAGCCTTTAAGCAGTTCAGAACATATATATTACAAAGAtgctgttaaaaaaacaatccaCACGCAACACACTGTGGAATTATGGGAAGTAGTCTGAACAAGTGATGAATCACTAGCCTACACGTCACACATCCACGCACTGTCCTTCGATAGTACATTGAGatctccataaaaaaaaaacagaacagaaaacacacaaagaaattaaaacaaaaggaAATATCCAACTAAAAATAGGCAATCAATTAAAgatatcacaaaaaaaaaaaaagtgacaaatAAACACAGTTTGCACTATATTTTGAGGTAGGTAATAATTAGGTTATGTGAGGGGATGCTTTTGTCATTCTAGACCCAGTGGACACAAGGGCTATGGCTCTTTTGGGGCCACCTGTTAACAGGAGgtgaagcagacagacagtgtggtCTAAGTGGGATCAACAGAATAGATTTCATCGGTCCATCACAACAGTTCACCCCATCAAACCTGAGATAAGAAACTGTGGAGCCACATATACCTTGAAGAACGGTGATAGCCGACAGACCCACGGCTGGATTCAGGAAACACTacatgacagtatcatgactcaacaacacaaacaccaagCTCACATTCTGTGTAAGCACCTGAAGACAAATTGGGATAAGATTGTTAAGCTTTCGATGCACACTTTTGTTGCtcaacctgtttttttttctcctcttctccaaaTCGGGAGATATCCCAGCTGACTGTTGTTCAAGTTCTGTCCGATAATCACAAAACAGCTTACGGCCAATTGTCGTTTTTCTCATTCTCTAGGACTTAAGGCTCTCTTTCCATCTGATCAAACAAGGTTGATTATTCAGCAGGTTTGTTGCAGTAAAACTACACAAATAACCACCCACCTGAAACAGACTGAGGTAGGACAGTTGTTGCAGTAGCAGTAATGTGACCAGAGAAGAACATTAATGGTACTGAACTATAAGCTATATCCTGTGCTGTAGTGTTCCCAAAGTGATCCCAGTGTCATtaacatctcaaggtcttgcCGACAACGAGAGCAGTGGTAGCCTTTACAGCGAGGGTTTTGTGACTTTCATGGGTTTCAGTCAAAGGCACACAGATCAAATGGTACCAGTCAGGAGAATTTACATGAACTGGGGAGGTGACTAGCTAGTAAAGAATTGACCGGACTTCCTCCCCCGTGGTTTGACGTGTTGAGAGGACAGATGTGGCCATTTCCCTCGTTACCACGGCTCCATTTGCCCACGGGGGCACCAGAGCAGCAAAACAAGATGGAGTCTAGTCTAAACCAGCAAAGGACACAGCTGGTTCAGAAAAATCTGTCAAACATTTTGTCATGCTTTTAAGTAATACACTGTCAAAAACCAAATAAAGCACTTGAGCCAGCAACATCAAATTCATTGACAGCTGTTTTAAATACATCTTTCGTGTGTAATCTGTCAGACCCTGTAGTTCATGTGAACAATCCTAAGGACAGATCTCTTTAATgaagacattttatatgtttaaaGCAGCAGCattgaaatacaaaatagaaaaaaggCCCACATTAAGAGAATCAGCGCAGAACCAGAGGTTCCCCACAACCAAAGCTGTTGTGAATCATAGTGAATCACAGTGTCCAAACCAGTCTCGTTCTCTCTCAATATAGAACAGGCAGTAACATTAAGGTAACATAACAGCCTGTTTGTAAACCAGGTTCAGTTTGACCTCCCTCCCATAGAGTCACCTGTTAAAGCAGCTTGTCGCGAAGGTGAGACGGGAGCCCAGGTAACTTGTCCCATAGGACAGGCAGTGACGGGGCTCCGCCGTGAGGGCCACCTGCATGGAGAGGGGTCCCTGGAGGGGCAAGGGCGAGTGCAACCCTGGGGTCAGGCCAGGGAACGAGGGGAAGGCTCCCTGAGGAACTGAACCAGAGAGGAGCCCTGACGGGTGTGCCTGGAGGTAGTCCTGAGACCCAACAGGGCCCAGAGCCTGGGACTCACCTAGCATGTGCAGCTGGGACAGAGCAGCGGAGTGCTGGCTCAAGTGCTGCTGGTAGCCGCCTGGCTGGAAAAGCAGCTGCCGGGAGGTGGACGAGGGTGGTTTCAGCGTGGAGGGGGAGACGCTGGAGGGTGGAGGAAGGGCCTGGGGTTGCCTCTGGACAGACGGAGAGTTGGACTTGGACCTTTTGGCCTGTTGTACATCGTTGTCATGGGCACTGGAGAGAGGGGAACAGTGAAAATCATTTTTTGACATTTAGCCGATGGACACCAACATACGGTGGAAATAACTTTTGGCGCAAATTGCGTCAGCTGCCCAGAGCGTTGCTCGGTCATACACCAGACGGCCGCCAACACGGTTCGTGAACAAATGAATGTGACCCCATGCAAAGCAGCGGTGGCCTCACAGCAGCATGATGTGGACGCACGGGCTGAGGTGCTCCCAGGAGTACCCGGTGAGCAGGTGGAGGACGGTGGTCCAGCTGGgcccgatctggaggcagacgCGGGATGCTGCGATGCAGGCCGCAGCCACCTGAGATGGCCGGAAGCTCAGGAAGGAATGATCTggaagggggcgggggggggagTGAtcgagagagagtgagagcttGTCAGCAACGATGAACATCCAGCCAGACAACGAACGTCCCGACTAAAGAAACCATACCGTCCGATGGACAAAAGGCGGTCAGTCTAGGGACTGCTAGTGTTGGTCCTACACTCACCCTGCAGCGAGACCTCCAGGAAGTAATGCGTGTACTTCTCCACGAAGGCTCTGGTCTtgctgagggaggagaggggccAGCCGTTGTGCAGGTCTCCATCCTGTACGGCAGCGTGGAGATAGAAGTCAATGAAGTGGGCCGGCGTGGGCATGCACAGGTTCCAGCCAAACGTCTCCAGGAGCAGGAGCTCCATGCTGACCAGGTCCTTCCTGTTCAGGGACAGGTTCAGGCTGCACATGAAGCCCAAGGAGTTGAGCTGCTCCAGCTTCGGCACGCGGTCCTCCTTTTCTTCAAACTTGCCTGGAGGGGGAGACAGTTACAAGGagggaaaatggaaaatgttctaGAAATGTAGTATACTTCAAATATAGTCCTAATGTACTATATACTGCGAATATACAgtgtatttgaaataaattaggaatatattttatgtatattaaaatGCTATTTCCCATCATGTATTACAGATGTTTTAGTGTACTTCTTGTGGAGCAGAAACACACTGGGTATCTTGAAATCATTAGGGAATTTACCAATACTGACAGAAAGTTTACAATATTTCCCCAAGTAATCCAATAACAGCGACACATTCACTATGTCTGTTTCATCTGTCAACACACTCTTCTTCTAACTTTTCTTTCACTGGGTGTGTCACAAGACAAATCCTCATTTCAGCCCCTGGAGTCAGATGCGCCAACAATCCAAAGCTCCTGACCCATGACCCCTGGGCGCTCAAGGAGTGGCCTGCCTGTCTCAGATCTGTGTGCGTTTGAGGAGTGAAATAAGTACCCCAAATGTCCTCCTTTAAGTCATAAAACATTCAAAGGCTTTGCACATATTCAGCCAAGCaacaatcaatgaaaacagtTCTTCTATATTTAACTTTAATCAAGTGTAAACTTTCTTTTTGTACATATGGATCACCTCAGTGAAAAAAACATGAAGCAGTATCCCTTAAATTCCCAGGATCACATCATCATGTCATTTCACTTACAAACTAAAATCATCAATTGCATCGTAACTAGTACTGATCGTTGTGTGATAAAGAACGAACAGCACATCAATCCCTGCTTGACAGACATTCTAGTTGAACAATCTTCTTGAATGGGGAGTTTGACACATTAGATATTTGCTTTACACAAACAGTAATTATAAGTAATTAGCAATTATgtaattatattaaaaatatatagtttattTTACTAAATTCCAACTACCGCAGACTTATTGTCAATAATACTGGAATACTCAGGCATATTCACTAGGACAAACTCAAATAGTCACAAAGAATACCTCAACATTAATTCTCCATTGAGTAAATCATTTCTGTAAATTCACGTTTTACCAATTTATTATTTGGCtgacatattttgtttattgacATTCATCAAAGAAATAAACTGCATCCCACTTGCAGCCCTGGCTATCCTCAAGATAATTGGATGAGGCCCTTTGTGCCCACAGATTCAACATTTTAAGCACAGGACTAAAAGGGTTCATTCCTTTGGATCATATTAATTCCCTCTGCATCATGAAAAAACCTCAATGGGATTTCTGCCTCACTAATTCAAATATCAGGGACCCTACTAGGAATCTCAGTCTCCACAGTTATGCCCAGCACTTCCAATCACACCTAATGTCTAAATCAGATACTGCCAACAATCACCACACCAGGGTAATACCACAGGCCACAAACTTGCATAATTACACCCCACGGAATGATATGAATATGATGCAGCCACCTGCGATTTGTTCACCACCAACACACTCCACTTCCACGTTTCTTTGGTTACTGAcagagactgactgacagagcgGAGGGGTCAAGGCCTCCAGTACACACAGCTGTCGCcaagcacaatgccacagaccAAACAGCCACTCAAAACCAAGATCTACAGGCTGTAGCACAGGCGACACACCACCCGTTCTCTTCCACCTCAGCCGTGGTTTCTTTAAACCCACACACGCGTCGAAAAACTAAATAACAcgataaaacaaaaaattggaCAAACAACCGGCAGAAATCCTACCAGGGCgctgaaatgtgtttatagTACAACTCAATGTTTGGTAGTatatgagtgtgtctgtctgagagtGCTATTTGCGCATCGAGCCACAAACAACATTTCCCCCGGGAGGTAACGAAGTCATCATCTCATCTGTCCCGGGTCTACGGTCAGCCGCTGTTCGGCCAGTGACTTACTGGCCAATAGGAGGCAGGACAGGGCGATGACATAGAGCTGGCGGACGGCCACGTCGTAGTGGTCCATGAACAGGTCCAGGAGGTAGACGGCCAGGTGGCGGGCCGCCGGGCACAGCCGGTAACGGTTACTGAGGACAGCCAGCAGGTCGGCAAAGTAACGCCTCATCCCCATCTGTGGAGAGTGGGCCTTGTAGGTGGGCAACTTCAGCTCCTGGGGAAGGACAACAGGAAAGGAGAGACGCTGCAGAAGGGTTTTGGTTCATTTGTGAGTTCTTTGCACTTTCCCCCGTTTTGACAACAGACAAGGTTTCACGTGTCGCCTAATCTTTATACCCCGGGGGGAAACACGGAGCCGTGGAAGGCCATAAGATAGTTTCCCTTTCACAACTCATTCATAGTTAACCACTGGACCAGACTCCATTCCAGCATGTGAGAGCATGTGAAAAGATTACTTTGAAACATCCGCAACGGCCAAACCATTGTGAACCACGAGCCTGACAGATATgactatttcagttttttttttaaactatgtGACTTTTGACCGTGCCCTCTAGTCTCAACCTACAACAAACCTCTCATTTACTACACTAATAAATGTTCACATTCTTTTCAGGCAAATTAAAAGGTATAAAGGAAAACATTACAGCATGTGTTATAATGACCCACTACCAAATGACATTTGTAAGTAAAATGGATCAATATGATTCCCATATTGATACACAGAAACACCCAagttaagaaaacatttaacatcTGGCAACATAGAGCAACAGTAACACAGTAGAGCAGCATAAACAGAACCACCATTGCTATGCAAGGGAAGATAGAGGAGCCAGTTATGTCATCCATATCTCACATCTACATGTAGCTCATGATTAGGAAGTCTGGCTCACAGCTAGCAGAACCAGTGAGTGTCCCATGGTTGTGTGCAATCAGCCCGCATGTCTCACAGCCATCTGTCCCCCTGGGGGTCAGGGGCTGGGGgcctctgaaaaaaaaaaagcctcttTGTGGTGCACGGCTGGGCTGTAATTTAAAAGAGCTCTACAGCTGCTTCCTGCTCAGCTGAAGGCATGATCTTCTCCAACACGCAGTTCCGATTGGGTCAAGCACGTCACATGCAGGATTCCTAGAATTTCCGTTTCACTGTGGCTTATTTCTTAAGGTCAGGCTGTCATTCGCATTCGAGAGACTGTTCAATAACATCATACGTTACAGGAAATTCATGTTGACATGGAAAGCATTGCTTATGTTTAGCTCACAATCATTAACACCACTGTTCCACTTACAAACATTGTTCTTCCTTTGAATACCCTGTGCCGCATTCAATTGTGAAAATGCAAAAAGCAGACTGGCAACAAACCTTCCTTcatagaaaaactaaatgtgcAACCTTGCAGATGAAAACTGCTAGCCTACGCGCAGAGACTGTCTATTTATACGTCAAACATCTTTTGTCGAAAACTGAATAAAGGCATCCATAGCAACAGGCTGTGGAGAAATAATGGTTAGTGCCCTTTATTCATTAGTTACTCGGCACACGCACCCAGCTCTCATAACACAGTGACCGCAGGCAACGGAGTGAAAAGCACCTGGTTTAATCCTCTTGCTGAAATATTTAGTCCACAAAGCAAATTGTCAGGGTTTACTCTTGCAGCATCCAACCcattgctctttcagcaaaagaCTCCTCAAGCTTTCCTTACTTGCTTGCTTTCCAGCCCCAGAAAAATCATAAAACAgcacatatttaaaaataatagtaAATGTTTCTGATAAACTAGGAAAGGAACAATTAAAGTATGCGTCGACAGCATAAAGCTCTGGTGACTGCATTTCTCACAACGACTGAGTGAAATCGACAATAAGCAACATATCAAATCACCCCATTATCCATGGTTGTTAATGGTTGGTGTGTTTAAAGTCTGCGGCTGGGGAAACAGGCAAGATATAAGGAGAGCTCGGAATACGACAGTCTTTAGTAAAGAGGGCAAGATCCCAAATCAGGATAAGAAGCAAACGCTCCACATTTGGCCAAGCAGCTTCCGCTTAACAGTTCCCACAGGAAGCAAGCGTGATATACAGCCGGGCCGTAAACATGAGACcaacacagacagtcagacggGGCCAGCAGGCTGGGCTGAGTGGAGTTAATAATCCTGTTACCATAGACATGCTTCTGCCCCTAAACAAAGCTCCTCCACCCACCCagccactcacccacccacaccgTCTCCCAGCACAGCTGGAAGTTTCAGCTCGTTGTCCAGCATTTTCACGAAACGCCACGGCCAATTTGACTAATCACCACGTAAGTGTGACTGATCAAAGCCATCCTTGGATTTGTTAATGCTCACGGACATTGAGAGTCAGACCCTGATGGACGGTGGAAATCCTGATCTAGAAACACGAAATGACAATATGGATCAAGTGGATGTTACTTTCTTAATGAAATACACCTAAAGATGTGTCCCAGGCTGCAGCAGGGAATTGGATGATAATGTAGCTTGGTTGATAGGGAATGGACAAAGGCAGGGTCATGGGTTCTAGACCCACCAGTGGCCAGTACAGTAAAAACAAgttgaaattaaaatacaagCTCCCATTAAGTACCACTAGATAAGTGTTTTCTAAATGACTTAAAACTTCCAAAAAAATTTACCAGACAGCGATGACCAATCACAGCGTTATGGCTTAAGCCTCAGGGAGCATGTGACATTTCACACCTCGGCTTCAAAGACAGGTATTCCAGGAGTTTACTGCGATTCTGCTTAATTCAGCAAAGCGCCTCGTTTGCTGCGTATGAAAAAACAATGCAAGATAAATCGGAAGGTGATATTCACCTTCATTCGTAGAGACTGGTGGATGTCTGCCGCGAGCTGGCTCCTCCACCACCCGCCCTCAGGTTCCATCTTGACCGTGGTGAACCCTGAAGAGAACATCAGAGCCCCGAAACACATTTGATCGCCGTCACGTTTGTTTCTACATAACTGACATCCTTGAATTAGTCTAtatcattatttacatttaacagGAGGAAACTATGAGATGCAACGTTTCGTTTTAATAGTATCCGCATAAAAAAACGCATGGTGTGTAACtgtctaataataataacaatgaacAAAACATGCATGCGCTTATTGAGGGCATCACAAAATGGTACAGCCATTAATGAATTAAGGCAAACTTTAGGATACTTAAGTTGAACTTGAATTGTTTGAATTAATAAGTGACATCGAAACCATTGTGTGttgcattttaaaacaatgcacttaaactaaaaatgtataaaaatgccGTTTAATTAGTGTAGTTCCGTGTGTACCTTAGGCTAAGTTGGCTGCATTTTATTCCGCCGTTTTCGTTTAACTTTGGTCATTTAATAAAGGTTGcctgaaaacagaaatgtaacctAGGCCTATAAAAAGACGAGTAATCTCACAACTTTTGCGATCGGTATTGCGCAAGGCATGCTTCAAGGACACATTGTGTCTCTTCGTGCATTGTACCTTACATAGCCTACCACGCGTGACAATTCTCATCGCTGTACAAGTTGTGAATGACTAATCGGTTAATTGTGTTATACAAAAGATGACCGCTAAATACTACACACTGAAAAGAGTTTGGAATGGTGACAGCGTGCAATGCTAGAGTCACAGTTAACTTCAAGACTAGTATCTGCTAAAATGTTACCTTTCGGTCCAACCTGCTTTTAGCACTGAACACTGCAACACTCCGGAGTCCCGACCCCTTTGTTTCAGACCAGCCGCATTCTAAAATCCAGTCTTTTGCGGACAGTTTACCTATACCTTTGAATACCTTTAAAAACAGGGGGAAAAACTGCGAAAGGAACACCTCAAAGTCTAAACAACACAAACTCCTGAAGACCGCTATGTTGTGTtagcatgtttttttccctttttttcttcGACGCCCCTCTCCATTCACCCCCTGTGATGTGTTCGCCTCAATGGAACTCAGTCGGACAACCACAAGCAGCTCTCCCTGTTGCTAATCTGGACCGGGGAAAAGCTTGAATGGCGAATCTCCGCATCTAAAGACAGCGCCCCCAGACAGTTTCCATTAATCTAAAATCACGTTTCGGtgaatattctattaacaaCTTGTATTATACGGTCACATTATTAGGCCTACATGCATTGGACCTAAGGTCTGGATAGATCAGACCTTTTTTTATGTAGACGGGTAGGTTATTGATTTTGAACGATTATTGTTAGTGGTAGCGCAGAAGTCGTATAGGCAAAATCCTAATAATTTTCAGTAGTATTCTATACCCTGTCTTATGTGAACTAGAGAAATCACAGCAAAGCCATGCGCCACACTGTGTTAACACGATCAGAACACGAAGACCCAGCGTCCACCGCAGTGAGGTCCTTAGGCTTACGCCATCTCTCTGCTCCACCAACAGGTGGCACGTGAACTCTACTAGACGGTTGCCATGGCTGCCTTCCTAATCAGCCTGGACATGCTACTACACATTTGGATGTGTAACTGTTAGAGACATGTTCCTGTTAGTAGATAGTGGTCCTGTGGGTCTGTACTTGTGTAAGGTTCCTTGTTTTGGTTTCCACGGCA
This genomic window from Esox lucius isolate fEsoLuc1 chromosome 7, fEsoLuc1.pri, whole genome shotgun sequence contains:
- the ccnjl gene encoding cyclin-J-like protein isoform X2, which gives rise to MEPEGGWWRSQLAADIHQSLRMKELKLPTYKAHSPQMGMRRYFADLLAVLSNRYRLCPAARHLAVYLLDLFMDHYDVAVRQLYVIALSCLLLASKFEEKEDRVPKLEQLNSLGFMCSLNLSLNRKDLVSMELLLLETFGWNLCMPTPAHFIDFYLHAAVQDGDLHNGWPLSSLSKTRAFVEKYTHYFLEVSLQDHSFLSFRPSQVAAACIAASRVCLQIGPSWTTVLHLLTGYSWEHLSPAHDNDVQQAKRSKSNSPSVQRQPQALPPPSSVSPSTLKPPSSTSRQLLFQPGGYQQHLSQHSAALSQLHMLGESQALGPVGSQDYLQAHPSGLLSGSVPQGAFPSFPGLTPGLHSPLPLQGPLSMQVALTAEPRHCLSYGTSYLGSRLTFATSCFNR
- the ccnjl gene encoding cyclin-J-like protein isoform X1 translates to MEPEGGWWRSQLAADIHQSLRMKELKLPTYKAHSPQMGMRRYFADLLAVLSNRYRLCPAARHLAVYLLDLFMDHYDVAVRQLYVIALSCLLLASKFEEKEDRVPKLEQLNSLGFMCSLNLSLNRKDLVSMELLLLETFGWNLCMPTPAHFIDFYLHAAVQDGDLHNGWPLSSLSKTRAFVEKYTHYFLEVSLQDHSFLSFRPSQVAAACIAASRVCLQIGPSWTTVLHLLTGYSWEHLSPCVHIMLLAHDNDVQQAKRSKSNSPSVQRQPQALPPPSSVSPSTLKPPSSTSRQLLFQPGGYQQHLSQHSAALSQLHMLGESQALGPVGSQDYLQAHPSGLLSGSVPQGAFPSFPGLTPGLHSPLPLQGPLSMQVALTAEPRHCLSYGTSYLGSRLTFATSCFNR